The Apium graveolens cultivar Ventura chromosome 6, ASM990537v1, whole genome shotgun sequence genome contains a region encoding:
- the LOC141665797 gene encoding uncharacterized protein LOC141665797 codes for MALIDNRINDRRDCILGAARGNLAYQKFMFTVYPKFGFSLETKNIDQILSFVHDCERHNLMNAGDKVFSLTYIVAYALTNSHHSIDYKKNEYIELDDVFSEIGSVEENQFSDISPLDNSWAIDIAKNKPFLGQKPRMSFRGRTLEVGESSNTSNKELLHSMSRRVDDLCLKLDHL; via the coding sequence ATGGCTTTAATAGATAATAGAATCAATGACCGAAGAGATTGTATTTTAGGTGCTGCTAGAGGTAATTTAGCATACCAAAAATTCATGTTTACTGTCTATCCTAAATTTGGTTTTAGTTTAGAAACTAAAAATATTGATCAGATATTATCTTTCGTGCATGACTGTGAGAGACATAATCTGATGAATGCAGGTGATAAAGTATTTAGTTTAACTTATATTGTTGCTTATGCTTTAACCAATAGTCATCATAGCATCGACTATAAGAAAAATGAATATATTGAATTGGACGATGTATTCTCAGAAATAGGATCTGTAGAAGAAAATCAATTTTCAGATATCAGTCCTTTAGATAATTCTTGGGCAATTGATATTGCAAAGAATAAGCCATTTCTAGGACAAAAACCTAGAATGAGTTTTAGAGGAAGAACCTTAGAGGTTGGTGAATCTTCAAATACCTCTAATAAAGAATTACTTCATAGCATGTCCAGAAGAGTTGATGATTTATGTCTGAAACTGGATCATCTGTAG
- the LOC141665798 gene encoding uncharacterized protein LOC141665798: MALIDNRINDRRDCILGAARGNLAYQKFMFTVHPKFGFSFETKNIDQILSFMHDFERHNLMNAGDKVFSLTYVVAYALTNSHHSIDYKKNEYIELDDVFSEIGSVEEKQFSDISPLDNSWAIDIAKNNPILGQKPRMSFRGRTLEVGESSNTSNKELLHSMSRRVDDLYNIEAAAVKIITELKATIQECPCNHEILEALKERQQKGKEIITTDEDPEHKSRIWKYSYPSYSVGNEELGIGKNPGSLTWPFSVDKKLT; this comes from the exons ATGGCTTTAATAGATAATAGAATCAATGACCGAAGAGATTGTATTCTAGGTGCTGCTAGAGGTAATTTAGCATACCAAAAATTCATGTTTACTGTCCATCCTAAATTTGGTTTTAGTTTTGAAACTAAAAATATTGATCAGATATTATCTTTCATGCATGACTTTGAGAGACATAATCTGATGAATGCGGGTGATAAAGTATTTAGCTTAACTTATGTTGTTGCTTATGCTTTAACCAATAGTCATCATAGCATCGACTATAAGAAAAATGAATATATTGAATTGGACGATGTATTCTCAGAAATAGGATCTGTAGAAGAAAAGCAATTTTCAGATATCAGTCCTTTAGATAATTCTTGGGCAATTGATATTGCAAAGAATAATCCAATTCTAGGACAAAAACCTAGAATGAGTTTTAGAGGAAGAACCTTAGAGGTTGGTGAATCTTCTAATACCTCTAATAAAGAATTACTTCATAGCATGTCCAGAAGAGTTGATGATTTAT ATAACATTGAGGCAGCAGCAGTAAAGATCATTACTGAATTGAAAGCAACAATTCAAGAATGTCCTTGCAACCATGAAATCCTTGAAGCCCTCAAAGAAAGGCAGCAGAAAGGAAAAGAAATCATCACAACAGATGAAGATCCGGAGCACAAATCAAGGATCTGGAAATATAGTTATCCCAGCTATAGTGTCGGTAACGAAGAGCTAGGAATAGGAAAAAATCCTGGCAGTCTGACATGGCCATTCAGTGTTGATAAGAAATTAACATGA